The Streptomyces sp. NBC_01363 region GGCGGGTGCGTACGGGACGGATCGGACGGGCCGGGTCCGTGCCGTCCCCTCCCGGCGCATCCTGATGCGGAGTCGCTTTCCGGCGGTCGCTAAGGTGACCGGCCATGACCACATTTGATCAAGCTCCTGCCTCGTTCGCCGTGCACATTCCGGACGCCGAACTCGAACCGGAACCGCTCGACCCCGCTCAGATCGTCTCGGGCGAGCCCGTGGTGACCGGCAAGGTGCTCTGGGAGTCGCCCGACGGCAAGCAGGTGCGCGGTATCTGGCAGATCACGCCCGGCGTGGTCACGGACACCGAGGCCGACGAACTCTTCGTGGTCGTCAGCGGGCGCGCCACCGTCGCGGTCGAGGGCGGTGCGACGCTGGAGGTCGGCCCGGGGGACGCCGCCGTGCTGCGCGAGGGCGACCGTACGACGTGGACCGTGCACGAGACGCTGCGCAAGGCGTACCACATCAGCCTCTGAAGCCTCTGAAGCCTCTGAAGCCTCAGAGGTCGCGTGGAGACGCCGCTGCCGTGGGCCGGGCGAGTGCCCGGCGCAGGGCCAGCGCCGCCATCGGCAGCAGCAGACATGCTCCGACCACGTTCAGCCAGCCGTAGCTCGCCCGCGCGACGATGACGCCGGCGACGGCTCCGCCGATGCCCGCCGCCGTGTTCATGGTCAGATCCGACAGACCCTGCACGGCGGCGCGGGCCGCCTGCGGCACGGAGTCGGTGAGCAGCGCCGAACCGGCGACCAGCCCCGCCGACCAGCCGAGACCGAGCGTGAAGAGACCTGCCGCCGTCTGCCCGTGGCTGGGGCCCGCGGTTCCGGCCAGCAGCGCGGCGCAGGAGAACAGCCCGACCGCCAGACCGATCACGGCGAGCCGGCCGAAGCGGTCCGACAGCCAGCCCATCACCGGGGAGAACGCGTACATCCCCGCGATATGGCCGCTGATGACCAGGCCGATCAGCTGGAGACCGGCGCCGTGGTGGCCCAGATCGACCGGGGTCATCACCATGATCGAGACCATCGCGGTGTGCGAGACGGCCACCGTCACCAGCGCCAGCCGTGCCATCGGCGACGCCCGGACCGCCGCGACTCCGGCACGCAGTGAACGGCCGGCCGGGGACCCCTCGCCCTGCGGCGCCAGCGCCCGCGCCGTGAGCAGCGGGTCCGGCCGCAGCAACGCCCCGACCACCACGGCGGCCAGCAGGAAGATCCCGGCCGCGAAGACGAAGGGACCCGCCTTCTCGGATATCGCGGTGCCGCGGAAGACACGGCCCACCGGGGCGGCGATGTTCGGCCCGAGGACGGAACCGATGGTGGTGGCCCAGATGACGGTGGAGATCGCCCGGCCGCGCCGGTCGGGCTCGGCCAGATCCGCAGCGGCGAACCGGGCCTGCAGATTGGCCGAGGACCCCGCACCGAACCCGGCCATGCCGAGCAGCAGCAACGGGAAACTCTCCACGAGGGTGGACAGGACCACGAGCCCCGCGCCGAGCGCACCGATCAGATACGCCAGTACCAGACCGGGG contains the following coding sequences:
- a CDS encoding cupin domain-containing protein encodes the protein MTTFDQAPASFAVHIPDAELEPEPLDPAQIVSGEPVVTGKVLWESPDGKQVRGIWQITPGVVTDTEADELFVVVSGRATVAVEGGATLEVGPGDAAVLREGDRTTWTVHETLRKAYHISL
- a CDS encoding MFS transporter, with protein sequence MTNTLDAPDTPTGPGGPAAGVPAAELPGLRRRTSAVLIGSQILGGLGVPIGIALAPVLATEVSGSEALSGLAPTASVTGTALLSLPLAALMTARGRRPGLVLAYLIGALGAGLVVLSTLVESFPLLLLGMAGFGAGSSANLQARFAAADLAEPDRRGRAISTVIWATTIGSVLGPNIAAPVGRVFRGTAISEKAGPFVFAAGIFLLAAVVVGALLRPDPLLTARALAPQGEGSPAGRSLRAGVAAVRASPMARLALVTVAVSHTAMVSIMVMTPVDLGHHGAGLQLIGLVISGHIAGMYAFSPVMGWLSDRFGRLAVIGLAVGLFSCAALLAGTAGPSHGQTAAGLFTLGLGWSAGLVAGSALLTDSVPQAARAAVQGLSDLTMNTAAGIGGAVAGVIVARASYGWLNVVGACLLLPMAALALRRALARPTAAASPRDL